In Plantibacter sp. PA-3-X8, one DNA window encodes the following:
- a CDS encoding DUF2264 domain-containing protein, with translation MTPDPLPPFRLPAADPVAAPFTGWTRAHWEATADRWLAEVRRFESPLGGIPRLPGRVTRDGVAREGMEAVGRSFLLAAPRIAGGGDGDGAGDGAGVEDLVAWYSRALLAGTAPDGPESWPLGVTCRAPGTGVTNPIVEAANIAFGLYVSRDRLWAGLTRKEQVQIADWLRHHARLEVWHNNWQLFPAMAEAFLRSVDEDVAGLNGTRNVARVESWHLEQGWYTDGPEHAIDYYNAWAIHPYLWAWYRMTDRTGTADGSRHLERLHDFTGSFARMVAPDGSMVHVGRSLSYRTAALAGLWCAELSGVNPLSPGATRRLASGVVSGFVRHGVGVDGPLSLGWYGPWEPTAQSYSGFGPPYLAGIGFLGLAIDRDDPVWTAPEHPQPTDGPPETTVLPAVGWILRSQRDGVVTLANHGSDHCEIPVEPARADADDPHYAKFGYSSHTAPGTGAAWDENVDGHLALLDEDGRASRRAAIRGMRTVGEVSGSVHLPQLDGRVWPGCAVTTVSIVHGDQELRAHLVESTHAWTVREGGAAVADDAVLRTVVDPAGAAPRATVVGRDGLAATIVGLHGWDRAEAVAYRDANAFGPHSAVPALYAASAPGHTVLAALHTLRFDDGETPDLPVAVDVTGTRLVARWTDGTVHDVDLATFVPWDGQLARPSAD, from the coding sequence GCCGCACCCTTCACCGGGTGGACGCGGGCGCACTGGGAGGCCACGGCCGACCGGTGGCTGGCGGAGGTCCGCCGGTTCGAGAGCCCGCTCGGCGGCATTCCTCGGCTGCCAGGTCGGGTCACCCGCGACGGTGTCGCACGCGAGGGCATGGAGGCGGTCGGACGTTCCTTCCTCCTCGCCGCACCACGGATCGCCGGCGGTGGAGACGGCGATGGTGCCGGCGATGGTGCCGGGGTCGAGGACCTCGTCGCCTGGTACAGCCGGGCACTCCTCGCCGGTACGGCCCCGGACGGTCCGGAGTCCTGGCCGCTGGGCGTGACGTGTCGGGCCCCCGGCACGGGCGTCACCAACCCGATCGTGGAGGCGGCGAACATCGCGTTCGGCCTGTACGTCAGTCGCGACCGACTGTGGGCGGGGCTCACCCGGAAGGAGCAGGTGCAGATCGCCGACTGGCTGCGCCACCATGCGCGCCTCGAGGTCTGGCACAACAACTGGCAGCTCTTCCCGGCGATGGCGGAGGCGTTCCTCCGCTCGGTCGACGAGGACGTCGCCGGGCTGAACGGCACGAGGAACGTCGCCCGGGTCGAGTCGTGGCACCTGGAGCAGGGCTGGTACACCGACGGTCCGGAACACGCGATCGACTACTACAACGCGTGGGCGATCCACCCCTACCTCTGGGCCTGGTACCGCATGACCGACCGCACGGGCACGGCCGACGGCTCACGGCATCTGGAACGGCTGCACGACTTCACCGGCTCCTTCGCGCGCATGGTCGCACCCGACGGGTCGATGGTGCACGTCGGCCGCTCGCTGAGCTATCGGACGGCCGCCCTCGCCGGGCTCTGGTGCGCCGAGCTCTCGGGGGTGAACCCGTTGAGTCCCGGCGCGACGCGACGCCTGGCCTCCGGGGTGGTCTCGGGGTTCGTCCGGCACGGCGTCGGCGTCGACGGCCCGCTGAGTCTCGGTTGGTACGGGCCGTGGGAGCCCACCGCGCAGAGCTACAGCGGCTTCGGCCCGCCCTACCTCGCGGGCATCGGGTTCCTCGGGCTCGCCATCGACCGCGACGACCCGGTGTGGACCGCTCCGGAACACCCGCAGCCGACCGACGGGCCGCCGGAGACCACCGTGCTGCCGGCGGTCGGATGGATCCTGCGTTCGCAGCGGGACGGTGTCGTGACGCTCGCCAACCACGGCAGCGACCACTGCGAGATCCCCGTGGAGCCCGCTCGCGCCGACGCGGACGATCCGCACTACGCCAAGTTCGGGTACTCCTCGCACACCGCCCCGGGGACGGGCGCGGCGTGGGACGAGAACGTCGACGGCCATCTCGCGCTGCTCGACGAGGACGGGCGGGCGAGTCGACGCGCCGCGATCCGCGGGATGCGGACCGTCGGCGAGGTCTCCGGCTCGGTGCACCTCCCGCAGCTCGACGGCCGGGTGTGGCCGGGCTGCGCCGTCACCACGGTCAGCATCGTCCACGGTGATCAGGAGCTCCGCGCGCACCTCGTCGAATCGACGCACGCCTGGACCGTCCGCGAGGGCGGTGCGGCCGTCGCCGACGACGCGGTACTGCGCACCGTGGTCGATCCCGCCGGGGCCGCGCCGCGGGCCACGGTGGTCGGTCGTGACGGGCTCGCAGCGACCATCGTCGGGCTGCACGGCTGGGACCGCGCGGAGGCCGTCGCCTACCGTGACGCCAACGCGTTTGGCCCGCACTCGGCGGTTCCGGCGCTGTACGCCGCCAGCGCTCCGGGGCACACCGTCCTGGCCGCGCTCCACACCCTCCGCTTCGACGACGGCGAGACACCCGATCTCCCGGTCGCGGTGGACGTGACCGGGACCCGACTGGTCGCACGGTGGACCGACGGAACCGTGCACGACGTCGACCTCGCCACCTTCGTCCCCTGGGACGGCCAGCTCGCACGCCCGTCCGCGGACTGA